The following nucleotide sequence is from Pagrus major chromosome 16, Pma_NU_1.0.
GTCCTGAAGTAGCAGTTGGTAAATATTGTAGTATCGCGTTATCCTTTGTTGGAGGCTTTAAGAGGATAAAGTGCTGCATTTGTTCTCCAATAAAAAGTCAGACAATGATGTTGTATCAAATATGGATTCTCTCCAGAGTTAGAAGAATGGCCGTCATTTTATATACAGTTCAGTTCTTTCTTGATTTAATGAAATTATGGAATTTGAAATCACataacacattatatatattttttgtttgttaatgcaCTGTTTGTTTCCAGGGCCCTGCTGGAACAAGAGGACCCGAGGGACGTCAAGGAGAGAAGGGAACTAAGGTGAGTCATGAGCTCTGTAGTGCATTTTTCAACTCTCTGTGGTCCTGAACAGATAATGATAAGTCTAAATTCATGGCATACCGTACAGAAATGGTATGACGAGACCGAAGTAGATAGCAGATCACTGTCCCACCTTCTGGTGATGATAATTAATTTCCATTAATgacaccaacaaaaaaaaactgccactgcttttattctgaaaaacatttgcaaGCTGGGATTgtatttcttttcctctgtgatATGTTTCAGCAGGTGTCTCTTCTCTACATcactttttcaaatatgtttAATCATGATTATGTCATCGTTATTCACAGGGAGACTCAGGTGCAGTCGGCCCCCCAGGAAAAACTGGCCCTGTGGGCCCCCAGGGTGTACCAGGAAAACCAGGAACAGAGGGTCTCAGAGGACTCCCGGGATCAGTGGTCAGTAAAGATtttgatttatatttgtatttttgtcaaGTAATAAGTGATGTGTATGCAATACTTGTTATATGGTGTGTTGGATGGTCACCACGTGGTAAATGTGTTACAAACTTTGTTTCAGGGTGAGCAAGGATCTCCAGGACCTTCTGGACAGAAAGGACCTCCTGGACCTATTGTAAGATAGCAATGTTTTTATATCTTCATGTATACATCTACTCTGCACTTTGATGTACAGTAAAACAAGTTGTTTAGTTAATTTTGATCAAATAGCAGTTTATTCCTCCAACTGCTTTCTCTTTCAATCTTCTAACTTTCCCCATCCCGTTCATCATCTCTCCCttcatcttctgtttttcttatctCTTGTCTCCTCCACCATCTCCTcactgtctccctcctctcctcttctttttcttcttctcctcctgcagggaCCTCCTGGTTTGCCTGGTCTGCGTGGAGACCCCGGTGCCAAGGGAGAGAAGGGACATCCAGGTCTTATCGGTCTCATTGGACCCCcaggagagcagggagagaaggGAGACAGAGGTCTGCCCGGGCCTCAGGGAACCTCAGGACCAAAAGGAGAGACTGTAAGTCTGACCATGTATTAGAGAGGGTCTGCTCAACCTTCACtattcacattcattttgaTAATAATGTATGAAAACCTGTCTCATGTTAgacatgtgttgtgtttaaataCAGGGAATGTCTGGAGGCACCGGACCCCTCGGCCCTGCTGGTCCTGCTGGTCTGCCTGTGAGTGCTGTTTTATCCCATCAACATGacatctcattttctttttcctcttgatTCAGTTACTCAGATGTTTTCTGAATAAAGAAATTCATGACAGTGGTACAGCACTGAAGATGGTCACCGTCGTTAAACTAAAGCCTCATATCTTTTACAGGGTCCTCAAGGTATCAAAGGAGCTAAGGGTTCTTCTGTGAGTATACTTTAAGAGTGTTTGTACCaagaaaaatgaattaaattgtTCACTTGACTTGAATCTGATGCAGTTATACATATTGAATGTTTCCTCTCATTGCTGTGTTTAGGGAGGAGCTGGTCCAAAGGGAGAAAAGGGTGTACAAGGACCTCCTGGACCTCCTGTAAGTGCTATactgttggggtttttttgctCACTCATTGCACCTCATAGTTGATTGGCAGttgattaattaaaatgtaaacttgCTTCCTAGGGCCCACCAGGCGAGGTCATTCAGCCCCTGCCCATCCAGAGGAGTCCCAAGTCCAAGCGCTCAATTGACGCCAGCCAGCTGCTCCCCGAGACCAACTCTGACATGCCTGCATCTGACGCCGCTGGCACTGAGTTCCTGATGGGCAGTGAAGGCATGGAGGAGATCTTCGGATCTCTCAACTCACTTCGACAGGAGATCGAGACCATGCGTTTCCCTCTCGGCACCCAAGACAGCCCTGCCCGCACCTGCCAAGACCTGCACCTCAGCCAGCCAGAGCTCAAAGACGGTAAGACCTGCCTAGTCACCCAGTCATAGTGATGATCCCTCCATCAGACTTTGGTCCTGATGTGGTGATCTACAGACTTCAGACGTACCCTTGTCAGTATAAAAATAAGGGACTGCGATTTACATCACATAAATTtgctttgtctttctgtctccctctgcagGAGAGTACTGGATTGACCCCAACCAGGGCTGCTCCAGAGACTCCTTCAAGGTCTTCTGTAACTTCACTAATGGAGCAGAGACATGTCTGTACCCCAGCAAGAACATCAACACGGTCAGTCAACCAAATCAGCACCACAGTCACTTTTTTCTTGCAATGCTGTGAAATAAAATCTCCCAACACCAACTTCTTAGTGTGAGTAAGAAATCCATTAAACTAAACATGTAATGGCTAGGAATGAACTAATCAGTCTTGGTGAAggttaacttaaaaaaaaacttaacttaTAAAACTAAACGTATCTGACTGTAACATTTGATGTGGACCATTCTGGCGGCAGGTGAAGATGAGCTCCTGGGACGCAGAGACTCCAGGATCCTGGTACAGTCAGTTCACCGCTGGTAGCAAGGTTAGTAACCATCTGTGACATGAAGACTGGTTGTTGTTCTTATTAATAGTTTAGTTCTTAACTTTATTCTCATCACTTGCCATTTATTTGCATTCCCTCTTTTTGCTCTTCCACCTCTCACTCCTCATTATCTTCTTGTCCTTCTCCCAAATCCCGTTctatcacctcctcctcccagttCTCCTACGTGGACTCCAGCGGGGAGCCTGTCGGCGTGGTCCAGCTGGGCTTCCTGCGTCTCCTGAGCGTCCAGGCCCGCCAGAACCTCACTTACCACTGCCACCGCTCAGTGGCCTGGGCCGACCGGAGCGCCAAGAACAGCTACAACAGGGCGCTGCACCTCAGGGGGGCCAACGATGAGGACCTGAGCTACGAGACCAACCCTTACATCAAAGCCTTGGTCGATGGCTGCTCTGTGAGTTTGAGCTGTCTTATTGAGTCTTTCTGGAGAAGTTTTGCTTTCTGGAAAACAGTTTCAACGTCTTTGATATTGACCCCATACTgcactataataataataatactaaacTCTTTTTAGGTTTAGGTTTTCCACTTTCTGacacgtctctctctctctttctctctctctgcagtatCGTAAGGGCTTTGACAGGACAGTCCTGGAGATCAACACACCACAGGTGGAGCATCTTCCTCTGTTGGACATCAAGGTGTCAGACTTTGGGGAGAGCAACCAGCAGTTTGGCTTTGAAGTGGGACCTGTCTGTTTCCAAggctaaaaaacacacacacgcatcatGCAAAGaacaacacatgcaaatactcacgcgcacacacatgcacttagAGACACATTTATATACACTAAACATACATGCCCAGTAATTTGTAAATTAACTTGTAAATgatatgaaacacacacacacaaacccacagacacacacacttacacacgcAGATGCTGTTGTGAGACAAACACGCACTCACACTCAAGTACGTGCCTGGGGAAAGCAACATCCTCCCAACAATTAATGGACGTCAAAAAAGTAAAGAGgagagaaattttaaaaaacactcgcGGAGAGAAGACCATCGTTTGGGTGCACAACCgcgagaaaggaagaaaaaaccAGGAGAGAGTTCTTCggaataaaacagtgttttctttaccAGCAGCGAAAAGGGGCCGGCCTGAGAAACAGAGCAAGCCGGCGACTTGAGGCCAGAAGCCCCCCGTCTCCGATCCCCCTCtcacttttctctcctccccgctgtctctcttttttttttccactcatctcacctgctctacctccctcctcttcctctcaaaAAAGGGTCACACACGGAcattatttccatttctttaaTCCCACGTTTACACTGTTAGCAACGTGGTTGACGGTCACTCTTTTATGACTGACAAGAGGTGCATGTACGtatgttttaaaagtgttttgaaTTACAGCTTTGGCATTTGTTGGGCGTTTATTCATTTAGTTATTCAGATAAAAAAGTTGACGATTGAAAGCTTTgaataaactgttttttatcCGTTTTGCACTTGCCAGCCAGAACTCCTACTCATGGACGAAAttcaaatcaaagcagcagacaCCAAACTCAGAtcagaaaatgtgttcagcTGTGGCGAACATGAACCTTTGGTGCGTCTCTGTGAGGGCTAACTCATCAGGTCATCTCGTTTTGTAAGAAATGAATGAACGTCCAAGTGACTTGTCAATCATGTTGCTcgcattgaaaaaaaaagctcttaTCTTGTTTAATTGAAAGGAACCAAAGAATTGAAGCCACCAGTTTATATCCAGGATAAAAAAAAGTGGGAACTGTGCAAAAATGATACCAGCTGGGTCTTTGTCTGTTAGAttgatctgttttttgttgtgtttaagCTGCCACCAAGTGAATTTTCTActctttgtaaaaaaaatcttttcatgaCAACCTGCAGTTTTATTAAAACAGTCTCAAAATGTGATTCACAGCTCAAAGTGATGATTGAAAAATCTTTCTGGTGCAGTGAGGTTACGATGGAGTCCAGTGCGACGCGAGATCCgttctgttttttaaactggACGCTCTTTCCTCAGCCCCGAGAGCAGCAGGAACTCTCTTTGAATTGGTTTTTGTTAACGTTCAACAACAGCGACAGTGAATTCAAAAGCCATTACTTTTGTAAACTGTGCTAAACTTGATGCTATTGTACCTCCATGTTAAGGGCCGATTGTTCTTTAAATCATGGGTCGGGCTACCTGGGTTTCTGCCACACACCAGTCCAGTATTTGCTGAGTCACTTTCTGGGtactttgattatttttttccatccagCACACAAGCACAGAACAACATCAGGGTTTACATATGTATATGAGATTGAAAATTCCCTCCAGCAGTGAATAAAATGCATGCTTTACTGAAAGAAACTGTGTGGCAAGGTGCTAATTATACCAAAGTTTTAGTATTCACTCTGAGTCCTCCATTTTCTTTAGTCTCTTTTACAATTTCATAAAGCTTTTTACTGGGGAAAATGTGCATTACATTCCATTTGTACAGAAATAGTGATATtctattgtatttatttaaaacaaacagggtgctttgagattaaaaaaaaaaaaacaaggaccACCAAATATTCCAGTCAAATGTGgtatatttcatttgtatttatttcctgAAGCTGACACTTGAAGGTCAAGTGGAGCGAGTGACTTACATGTTAAACTCAATGCCAGCCTGAGTAATGGTGCTTCTGTTCACACCCTGTCCAAACTTCTTTTGTAGGACCAAAGAATCTGTGGCCATATTTTATTGTAATATCCctttttttagtgttttcatCAACTGTACTGTGCTGTTAAATTTTGCTTCCACTGTAATGATTAAATGGTGACTCTCCAGTTCTGTCACATTTCCTTGTCATTGCTACTGTTTAAGTTGGCGTATCTTGGTTTCAGGCTCAGGTTATTGCTTCACTGGGCTTTGAAATGCATCACAGAAAATCAGTTTACTAAgtaattgataaaaaaaaataatgacacacaATCATCTGATCTTTTAAATTTCTATCTGAGACCACAGCGGGTGGGAGGAAGGTTGTGAGAGGGACTGTGGGGGGCTGTGGGGTGATATCATACTAGGGTTtctgattttattgtttttttatttgtttgtcacttttttaaTATAGCAGGGAAACGGAGCGGGAAGGCCGAAGCCAAAACTTAAGACATCTGACCTTGAGATTCTCCAGAGAGAATGACCTCAAatacttgtttttattgtgttgaagacaaacatttcaacataaaaaatatggtgctgaaaagagaaaaaagtattattttataatgtgtgtaagtaatttttttaaattcttgttTCTGTAATatataatctttttaaaaagagcTGCTTgactcttgtttttctttcaaaccCCCCTCATCAATAGATCTTTTTCTGCAAATGgccacaggaagctgctgtttctcatCTGTACAGGTATTTTATAATCAGGGTTTTCACAGACAAACAGTAATCACCTTGTGTTGAGTTCTTGTATTTCTGTTTGAAGTTAACAACTCACATGTAAAAAACATGGCTACCTGGTGgatttttgatcatttgtttgcattattaaataattcatttcaGTCAGGTGAAGTTATTGTGACGGCAGGAACTGAACTTACAAGTTGTTGTGGCTACTCCGACCAGTTAGGCAGGTGCACCGTCAGTGTTAGCAGCTAGCATGCTACCTTCCACTTCTGAAGTGGGTTTTAATTCAGTTTTGTTTGGATTCTTTGGATTTAAACACAATGAGTAGCTCAGGTATTGGTGGCTAAACACAGCTAAACTTATTTTACAGAATAACGGAGTGTTTATGCTCTTGTCGGTCTGATTAGAGAGGAGCAATTATCAgttaattcatatttttgatagctttctttttttttagattaaatctgtacagttttgtacaAACATGTATTCatctcttaatttttttttatttctagtGGCCACACAATTCATGTTATTGTCACTACGCGGCAAAACAGCGACATCTTGTGGTCATTTGGAGTTTCTTCCGCCGTGGATAATTCATCAAGTTAAAACAACTGACTTTGGATCAGTTCATTAAACCATTCAGACTGTGTAAGTTACTCTCAGGTAGTTTGTGacttaattttaatttctttgtgcAGTTCAAGTAATCAATCTTGATAAACTACTTCAAAACTCTAGTTTATATTTGGTTACTTTCAgtgcaaaggaaaaaaatacactttcacAGACGTCTATTTAGGAGATACTGGCTGTGATCTTTACACTGGCAGCTGCAGCTCTAACAGCCATAATTTGCAGGAAATTgtttaaacatgtattttggCATCTGTTGGTGTTTAAAAATGTGGGTTTTTATGGCAGTGATGAATCCTTTTCCTTCACCACTCTAAAATCTAAAACTATTTAGAAATTCAACACATTACAAACTAAACTGATGTTTCCAATTTGTGGCTCAGAGGAATATTTTGATGCATAATCTTTGGGGTTGTGGGACCTGCCTCCAAAACTAGCTATGTTGTGAGCACCAGCCTCCACTAACAACAGCTCgttttgaaaaacagaaactcCTATGGTCATGACTTTAAAATCTGATTcgggtttttgttgttgttgttttggttttattttttaaaagcatcGGTAGCACAGCAAGAAACGCCAGCTGAGTCTGCATGAAAACAGATTTGTTGAACCCTTTCCACATCTTAGTAAAAGCCAACAAATTAGATTACATTTTGAAAGGCTTAGTGAACATGGCACACAGCAGATGAGCTCAGTGGCTCAGTGAGTTAAGCACCTGTAGCCTCTAAAGATGAAGAGTGAACTTACAATAGTGTTTAAAAAGCCCTTACACACCTCAAACAGTGTCTGGTTCAAATTCCACCTGCCGTCCAGACAAGGATGAGTTGAGGAAAGAAAACTGCATTATAGCGCAGGGCTCTACAAACATCTGAAGGGTGAAGGAAAATagttttaatgcaaaataaaacacaacattctGTGTATAAATATGACAAACAGGTATTTATTGGCACAGAAAGTGGCTTTACACTGTATAGTACATTTTTACAACCagatttataaaatataatcgACAGTACTCATGACTGAAGAGTTGATAAAAGTAGAATAAGTTTAACAAACTAATTATGAAGGAACTGGCCTTTCAGTGGTCTTCATCAGTGTGACGGACAGCTCATCTATCCAATGAAAAGTCCACCTGgcaaagacagagacataacTTGAGTTgaacttttaaagattttacaaaacatatttgtatGCAGGTTAATAAAAGTTCAGCTGAGGGGGACATGTCACTTTTAGAGAAACAAATATCCACCTTATGATGAGAATACATcagattaaatgtgtgtttttacagaagCTGCTGTCAGAGTCGAATCAATCGCTGTACCTGTCACTTCAATTCTGGCTCCTGTGATGTATCGAGAGTCATCAGAAGCGAGAAAGGCACAGACATCAGCGACCTCTGGAGGACGACAGCAAGACGACAAAAAGAAGCACAAGTGTGAGGAAGTGTTGGAAACTGAGCATGTCAGACTCACATAGGTACAATCCAGCTCCGTCCCCTTAATTTTACTGTAGAGGACAAAAAACTGACGGGAGACAACAAGGATCAAAGGTGTGGAGAAGTGATGAAGTAACATTTCCAAGTGTTTTCGTGCACCAGGAAGATCTTTTTTAATTTGGCGTAAAGGTGTTAAACATGCGTCTTCACTGACCTGCTGGCTCACCCATTCTTCCAAGAGGCACCAGAGACGTCATCTgaaaaaacatgacagattTAAACTAGGGAGGACGACTCTGTTGTTTCACTGGAGAGTAGTAGATTCATCAGAGTGGTTTTGGGTGTATGAAcgtttttataatttttttttatttaactccTTGATCTGACATTTCCAGATTAGAGTTAAAGGTATGCCTGCTGTCATGGCACTGCTGATCCAATAAAAATTGAATTATAAGAAATTAAAGAGAACTCCCTTTTGTTTACTTGTGATAAGTGATTCATTTAACTCGTTATTTCAGCtcgttttctcgagatcttgataaaaaaaaaattaaagaaattcTTCCAAcaataattacataaattacATGTGATCtcatgaaaacaattaaaacttaactcattatcacaggaaaatggagaaaaatatgTTCGACCAAAAACCATTAAGGGCTTCTGTAGTTTACTGTAATGTAGcctgtaaaaatgaaacatttacattttattttgactttaatTCACATCATTTCCATGATGCCTTCCTGgctgaaataataatttgttgGTATTTGAACCTTGTTTGAAtgcacatcattttaaaaacagtatttAGTGGTGAGAAGATCACGACAGCCCTTCATCAGTTATATTAACAGCAGTTTAGAGCTGACACGTGGTTTCACTCCTGATAGATAAAGTGTTTctaaatctgtctgtctgtctgcactgtgtgtgtgtgtgtgtgtgtgtggtacctTGCTAATAACTTTCTCTGGAACTTTATCCGTCATCGGAGTCAATATGAAACCTGGAAGCACACAATTACAACGAATCCCAAacctggagagaaagagaaggaaaccAATACATTAAACTGAATCCTCTGTGTGTGATATGATGTTTTACTGCTGTTTCAGGCTCTTCTCACCTGCTGAGCTCTTTGGCAGCCGTCCTGGTTAAACCCTCCACTCCAGCTTTGGAGGAGGCGTAATTTGCCTGTCCAATGTTTCCCACCTACAAAcatcaaccacacagacacaaacatgcagtGGATTCGGTGCTGTAGGATTTTCATCAAACAGCCAAAGTCCAAATCCTCCAGATACGTTCACAGAGCACTGAACAAGTCATCTACCAGGCTTTTAAACTAACTTTAGCATCCATGTTATGatttagaataaaaatatgttcTTTATTCTTGTATCTTAAGGTCTGGAAAGTGTTGATCAGAAAGGTTAAAACTGCTGATTTTACTAAATTAAATCTGTTGTGCCATTCTGGATAAAAACTTTAACTCTTCAGATAATTATtaacactgtagaaaaacacaatatgttACTGGTTTCTCACCTTTCCCACGATGCTGCCAACAGTCACGATGGATCCTTTGGGTGCTCCACAGGCAACTAGAGCCTGAGCGACAGCCTGAGTGACCAAGAATGAACCCTGGGAGAGAAAagataatttaataaataacttCACTTGGTTCTGTTCTCCGGTCTTCATTTACAGAAAGACAGATTCAGATTGAAGCAGGGCGGTTGTCTTGTTGTAATATACAGGGAATATTGTAATCCTTTTGTAAAGTACAGTAaggaagtatttgtactttgttgcTTCTCACTTCTGTAAAAACCAGAGTTGAAATAGAAAAACAGCTAATAAATAACATCTATTGCACTCAAGCATTTTCACTTAATTGTAAAGACAGTACTTTTGTCCCTGTCAGGCTCCTGTAGGAATGACTACAACATAGGTTACTGTGGTGATCTACCCCGGTTAAAAGTGAGTCAGCGTTGTGATACTGGAAAATCAGCATTGGGCCTAAAGATGGCTGAATAACTCACTGATCTCACTTTATGCAACAGGACGTCAAGGCTACGCACCTTCAGGTTGACCTGGAGGACTTTGTcaaactgctcctcctccatgtTGAGCAAGAAGTTGTCCTGTGTGATGCCTGCTGcgttcacacacactgagggaggCTGAAAGTAACGAGtctgcagagggagaggaggagattcactgtaaacagaacagaaagagaggaaaacagaaaacatgtaacAGTCCCTGCAGCATTGTATCGTGTATTCAACAGAGAGAAAAGTATGTATTTCTCTGAAAACGTTGCACTTTATGACAGTAAtggactgagtgtgtgtgtgttggggtgttttctgtctgtgccacacacacctgtatactCGTGACCAGCTTCTTTACGCTCTCTTTTGACGACACATCCACAACAGCCGCCATGTGACCCTGTCCCCTGAAGTCACTCGACAGACTCCCCAGGGTCTCATTGGCTGACTCCTCGCTGATGTCAGCGACCACCACGGAGGCGCCCTCAGAGGCGAAGCGCTGACACACCGACCGTCCAATCCCACTGCCTCCTCCTGGGTGGGGAGAAAAGCAGCATGAAGTCATACCTGAGCAGGACAGCAGGACACACTGTTGCTTGGCTCATGAATTTATGAGTGTTCACGGCTTCAGAGGGAAGAGAGACCTTCAGGAGGTGATTAGCCCAGAGGTtcaggcatgtgtgtgtaataaaCTCCATTTTGCACTCAAACACACCTTTGCTTCAGTCTTTGTTCTCATGGAGTCTTGCATGttcactgttttattattttaatgacgCCAATCTTTGTTGTGTCTTCTGTACTGTACTCTGTTATCATTCTGCCTCCCTGCAAACTCACTCAGTAACCAAAACACAAGTGAATGAATCTTTTGCATCCTAAAGAGCACAAGCTTCCACTGTTAGTGTAGAGACAAATGAGGCTTTATCGCCTATATTAGAGCTGAAATTACTATAATCAGTTGGTCAACTGCaggaaaattaatcagcaactgttTTGGTAATCGATGAATCATTTTACTAATGAcatgacataaaaataaaaagtcaatgaagagctttctcttttgattaaatgttgaatatctttgggttttggactattggttggacaaaacaagacatttgaagatttGATCTCAGAAACACTTTACactttgtttcactttgtttacagGAAATAGACAAAGTTAATCAGCCCTGAGCCAGGTGCTACGATCTTATGTCACAGATAAGGGCTCGCAAACTAGTTATTAAAGTAAGTAGAAAAACATATCGCAGTTAATGTACTTCACCAAACGTCCACAGAGTTACTGAAGATCAAAAGTCCGTCGTACTTTgcgagctaacattagctggtTCAACTGGGAAACCTGACAGACACGTTGAAGAAAACAACGAGGAGAGAGAAGCTGCAGTAGAGACGTGTCTCCGTATTTATCTGATTATACACACTGAATGATAAATGGTTATATATGAACTTACCAGTGACCAGTGTCAACCTTGATATGAGCCTTGTGGCAGCCGccatgatgtttttattatccCGTGTTGTTGTGGTTTTCTATTCATCCACCAGAGGGCGCCAGAAAACCGTGGACATGATTTTCAATGGAAGTGAGCTAGAAAAAAACCAATAGAAGTTACAGCTATATTTATTAAATAAGTACTGTGTCAATAGCTCTTAATTCTGGGTTTGTATATCTGAAAATTAGCCCCAGTTTGTTGACTCTCGTTGTGTCATTACATTTTGACTCACGTGAGAACTTGGGTGAAGATTTAACTAGCAAAAACCAGAACTAAGAGTTAGCTtagcgtctgtaaaacggtggataaacTATTGTGAGGGTCACAACCcccgcgaaatgactcgtttcactatcataatttaaGCCATTCcgtccaataacatttggaaagtctaaaaGAGCCGCACgactaaattattttatcccccttctagttagccgggcgctaaaccggaagttagccggcaTAGTAGGCGGTAGACATACGTCATCACTTCGCGCCGCGGAATTTAGTGCGTTCACCCGGGTCTTTACGTTTAGGACAAAaccgagccgagccgaggtgaAAAAACCCCGTGTCTCCTGCAGGGTGATCTTAGCGACATGATACAAACGTAACAATAACAGCTGTAACAGCATAACGGCTTAAACTCGTGTCTAACCGCCGTaaacgttttattttgaaaggattACCGGAAAACTTACTGTGTAATTGTGTCTGCCTTGACGCTAGCGAAGCGGCGTAGTTCTCCCGTGTGACCGCTAGAGGGCAG
It contains:
- the hsd17b8 gene encoding (3R)-3-hydroxyacyl-CoA dehydrogenase, translating into MAAATRLISRLTLVTGGGSGIGRSVCQRFASEGASVVVADISEESANETLGSLSSDFRGQGHMAAVVDVSSKESVKKLVTSIQTRYFQPPSVCVNAAGITQDNFLLNMEEEQFDKVLQVNLKGSFLVTQAVAQALVACGAPKGSIVTVGSIVGKVGNIGQANYASSKAGVEGLTRTAAKELSRFGIRCNCVLPGFILTPMTDKVPEKVISKMTSLVPLGRMGEPAEVADVCAFLASDDSRYITGARIEVTGGLFIG